A genome region from Fervidobacterium changbaicum includes the following:
- a CDS encoding extracellular solute-binding protein, translating into MAFAQGGYLNDIFGQGTVLMYIDTIAGRTYVEQSAKGKFQWSWAPVPVWKTRNVPFAGTDVIMFSTAKEEEKRAAWEFMKYLISPEVTAYWAVNTGYLPVRRSALQTTIWKQAAKADPLIEIPLQQIDNAKMDPQLSVWTEIRNVVSTMFNDFINGKVDMETAIKKADAEIKKYLAEEYK; encoded by the coding sequence ATCGCATTTGCACAAGGTGGATACCTCAACGATATATTCGGTCAGGGTACAGTCCTTATGTACATAGATACGATTGCAGGAAGAACGTACGTTGAACAATCAGCAAAAGGTAAATTCCAGTGGTCATGGGCACCAGTTCCCGTTTGGAAAACAAGAAACGTCCCATTTGCAGGAACAGACGTAATCATGTTCTCAACAGCCAAAGAAGAAGAAAAACGCGCCGCTTGGGAATTCATGAAATACCTCATTTCTCCAGAAGTTACGGCCTACTGGGCGGTTAACACAGGTTATCTACCGGTTAGAAGGTCAGCACTTCAAACAACAATTTGGAAGCAAGCAGCAAAAGCCGACCCACTTATCGAAATCCCACTGCAACAGATTGATAACGCAAAGATGGACCCGCAACTATCTGTTTGGACGGAAATTAGAAACGTTGTTAGCACAATGTTTAACGACTTCATAAACGGAAAGGTTGACATGGAAACTGCAATAAAGAAAGCAGACGCCGAAATTAAGAAATATCTTGCAGAAGAATACAAATAA
- a CDS encoding ABC transporter permease, with the protein MNTEFRRVLRKILRNPSAVLGFSLLIFFIVVAILAPVIAKPLNPMMIDENGKPMKLDNPYIMPIITWSSEPVPPSREHPFGMIQGRDIFYGVVWGTRTAFYIGLTVTILSTLFGIIIGSIAGYYGGWIDEILMRITDVFMSIPFLLAAMVLTTILGNGLDKVMIAMTVFGWMGAARLIRANILQVKEEQFVLAAKALGIKDLFIILRHVLPNTIFPVLIQASMRMGSLVITAAGLSFLGLGAPLGYADWGSMLNFTRNWILGTSGSAFTYWYAVFYPGMAMVLFVLAWNLVGDALRDVFDPRLK; encoded by the coding sequence ATGAACACAGAATTTAGACGTGTTTTAAGGAAAATACTTCGAAATCCTTCTGCAGTTCTTGGATTTTCTCTTCTGATATTTTTTATCGTAGTTGCCATATTAGCACCAGTCATTGCAAAACCATTAAATCCTATGATGATTGATGAAAATGGGAAGCCTATGAAACTAGATAATCCATACATAATGCCTATTATTACATGGAGTTCTGAGCCCGTACCACCATCACGCGAGCATCCGTTTGGTATGATCCAAGGAAGAGACATCTTTTATGGTGTTGTATGGGGCACAAGGACAGCGTTTTACATAGGTTTGACAGTTACGATACTCTCAACGCTCTTTGGTATCATTATCGGCTCGATCGCAGGTTATTACGGTGGCTGGATTGACGAGATATTGATGAGAATTACCGATGTATTTATGTCCATCCCGTTTCTTTTGGCGGCGATGGTTTTGACTACTATTCTTGGTAACGGTCTTGATAAGGTTATGATCGCTATGACTGTCTTCGGCTGGATGGGTGCAGCAAGGCTTATCAGGGCGAATATTTTGCAAGTAAAAGAGGAACAGTTCGTACTTGCAGCAAAGGCATTGGGAATTAAGGACCTGTTCATAATTTTGAGACACGTGTTACCAAATACGATATTCCCAGTTCTCATTCAGGCATCGATGCGTATGGGTTCGCTCGTTATTACTGCAGCAGGTCTTTCATTCTTGGGACTTGGTGCACCACTTGGATACGCTGACTGGGGTTCGATGCTTAATTTCACAAGGAACTGGATTCTTGGAACAAGTGGTTCTGCTTTCACTTATTGGTATGCTGTCTTTTATCCAGGTATGGCAATGGTCTTGTTTGTTCTTGCTTGGAACCTTGTCGGTGATGCTCTAAGAGACGTATTCGACCCAAGATTGAAATAA
- a CDS encoding ABC transporter ATP-binding protein, producing MSKQPLLSVRNLRTYFYTEDGVVKAVDGVDFDVYEGETLGIVGESGSGKSVTSLAIMRLLDPKGRIEEGSQIIFNGKNLLELSDDEMRKIRGNEIAMIFQEPMVALNPVFTIGEQIMEAILLHQDVDKKTARQMAIDMLRKVGIPEPEKRVDEYPHELSGGMRQRAMIAMALSCRPKLLIADEPTTALDVTIQAQILELMKELQKEYGMAIILITHDVGVIAENADRVVVMYGGKVMETTDVKTLFKKPKHPYTWGLLNAIPRLDIEQERLYSIPGMVPDPLHFPPGCRFSNRCDFKEERCTIEMPDLYEVEPGHHSRCFFYHKLEEAQKIIKAGEGA from the coding sequence TTGAGCAAGCAACCACTTTTGAGCGTAAGAAATCTGCGAACGTATTTCTATACAGAAGACGGTGTTGTAAAAGCAGTTGACGGTGTTGACTTCGATGTTTACGAAGGAGAAACCCTTGGGATCGTTGGTGAATCCGGAAGTGGTAAGAGTGTTACCTCCCTTGCCATCATGAGATTACTTGACCCCAAAGGTAGGATTGAAGAGGGTAGCCAGATAATCTTCAATGGGAAGAACCTACTTGAACTGAGCGATGATGAAATGAGGAAGATTAGAGGAAATGAAATCGCTATGATATTCCAAGAACCGATGGTGGCTCTCAATCCAGTCTTCACAATTGGCGAGCAGATAATGGAGGCTATCCTCCTGCATCAGGATGTGGATAAGAAGACTGCGAGACAGATGGCCATCGATATGCTGAGAAAAGTTGGAATCCCAGAACCGGAAAAGCGCGTCGATGAATATCCACATGAGTTGTCTGGTGGAATGAGGCAAAGAGCAATGATAGCTATGGCTCTTTCTTGTAGACCTAAACTTTTGATTGCCGACGAACCAACAACTGCACTTGACGTTACAATTCAGGCGCAAATACTCGAGCTTATGAAAGAGCTTCAAAAGGAATACGGAATGGCTATAATTCTTATTACACACGACGTAGGCGTTATTGCCGAGAATGCTGACAGAGTCGTTGTTATGTACGGCGGAAAGGTTATGGAAACTACGGATGTAAAGACACTATTTAAGAAGCCAAAACATCCTTACACCTGGGGACTTTTGAATGCCATACCAAGGCTCGACATTGAACAAGAAAGGCTGTACAGTATCCCGGGTATGGTTCCAGACCCATTACACTTCCCACCAGGATGCAGATTCAGTAATAGGTGCGACTTCAAAGAAGAGAGATGTACAATCGAAATGCCTGATCTCTACGAGGTTGAGCCAGGACACCATTCAAGGTGCTTCTTCTATCACAAATTGGAGGAAGCTCAAAAGATAATCAAGGCTGGTGAGGGTGCATGA
- the uvrC gene encoding excinuclease ABC subunit UvrC, whose translation MLSVDVLNDIPHKAGVYLFKREKEYIYIGKAKDLKKRLTSHFKATAGKSKLIVEEADDLEVILVSNEKEALILEANLIFEYKPKYNAMLKDTQVYPYIRISDDEVPYLEIVRSRKGAGSFYGPYTNVTFTRQLFEVLRKVYKFRTCKRDLKLIKKPCMDYHLGLCSGVCVGEESTEEYKKRLEKLRTVLSGKFSDVVEYVKSKMEQHAKLLDFENAAKYRDVLLNFNKVMETQGVVLPEQVNIDVIAGKDNTYLVLRIRSGYLIGKLLYEFEGTLEDFVEQFYVSKGSETPEIVLVEHKTKELEKLSKILGIKILVPTQKDELYYQLLDKAVENLNYEIGLILSSKAVLRQMKELLGLSKVPYRIEGVDISHTSGKNTVASLIVFKNGEVKKDEYRRYKLGDILDDYESIRQLIKRRYTKHELPDLIFVDGGIGQVNAAYEALEIIGKKCDVVGLAKEEEIIITNHGNIRLDYEHPVLRLLVKLRDETHRVANTFARQLATKKSLRSFLDEVKWIGPKKKRLLLERYSSIAELKKASREEIEQLIGKKAAESLLNELSYLKDI comes from the coding sequence ATGCTCAGTGTAGATGTTTTAAATGATATTCCGCACAAAGCTGGGGTTTATTTGTTCAAAAGAGAAAAGGAATATATTTACATAGGTAAGGCGAAAGATTTAAAAAAGCGTTTGACATCTCACTTCAAGGCGACTGCGGGAAAAAGTAAGTTAATAGTTGAGGAAGCGGATGACCTTGAAGTAATACTTGTTTCAAACGAGAAGGAAGCACTCATTCTCGAAGCAAATTTGATTTTTGAATACAAGCCTAAGTACAACGCTATGCTAAAAGATACGCAAGTGTACCCGTATATACGCATAAGTGATGACGAGGTTCCGTACTTGGAGATTGTTCGTTCTCGCAAAGGTGCTGGCAGTTTCTACGGTCCTTATACTAATGTTACTTTTACACGCCAACTTTTCGAAGTACTTAGGAAAGTTTACAAATTCAGAACATGTAAGAGAGATTTAAAGTTGATAAAGAAACCTTGCATGGATTATCACCTCGGACTATGCTCCGGAGTATGTGTGGGTGAAGAAAGTACTGAAGAATACAAAAAAAGATTAGAGAAATTAAGGACAGTTTTGAGCGGGAAATTTTCGGATGTTGTTGAATACGTAAAATCTAAAATGGAGCAACACGCAAAACTTCTTGATTTCGAAAATGCCGCAAAGTACAGAGACGTACTGTTGAACTTCAATAAGGTCATGGAAACACAGGGAGTTGTACTACCAGAGCAAGTTAATATCGATGTCATAGCCGGTAAGGACAACACTTATTTGGTCTTGAGGATACGCTCAGGATATCTAATTGGTAAACTACTTTACGAATTTGAAGGCACTCTGGAAGACTTTGTAGAACAGTTCTATGTGTCGAAAGGTTCAGAAACACCTGAGATTGTCTTGGTTGAGCACAAGACTAAAGAACTGGAAAAGTTGTCGAAAATACTTGGGATAAAGATTTTAGTTCCAACGCAAAAGGATGAGCTCTATTACCAACTGCTCGATAAAGCCGTGGAAAATCTCAACTACGAGATCGGACTCATTCTGTCCAGCAAAGCGGTGCTCAGGCAGATGAAAGAGCTCTTAGGACTGAGTAAGGTTCCGTACAGAATAGAAGGTGTTGACATATCTCACACATCCGGTAAGAACACAGTTGCTTCGCTTATTGTTTTTAAAAACGGGGAAGTCAAAAAGGATGAGTACCGTAGGTACAAATTGGGTGATATATTAGATGATTACGAGAGCATAAGGCAGCTTATTAAAAGAAGATACACGAAACATGAGTTACCAGACCTAATATTCGTTGATGGTGGTATTGGGCAGGTCAACGCAGCGTACGAGGCACTTGAAATTATAGGTAAAAAGTGTGATGTGGTCGGTCTTGCCAAAGAAGAAGAAATCATCATAACAAACCACGGGAATATAAGGTTGGATTACGAACATCCCGTTTTAAGACTCTTGGTTAAGCTCAGAGACGAAACGCACAGGGTTGCGAATACGTTTGCAAGACAGCTGGCAACGAAGAAGTCACTGAGGAGTTTCTTGGATGAGGTAAAATGGATAGGACCTAAGAAGAAGAGATTATTGCTCGAGCGTTACTCTTCGATTGCTGAATTGAAAAAAGCGTCAAGGGAAGAAATTGAGCAATTAATTGGAAAAAAGGCAGCTGAAAGTTTATTAAACGAACTATCTTACCTGAAAGACATTTAA
- a CDS encoding metallophosphoesterase codes for MESRMKMNQSNLLWMIISDSHDNISNAKKFMEIARQRGVTHIYHLGDIVSPFMAPYFLAEEIKFFGIFGNNDGEKLFLMQKFQNTLHNQPYEKEEEGFRIFLMHEPYALLPAIKSQLYDFVFYGHTHQLDIRTEGRTLVINPGESCGYLTGRATAVILRPETREYEVIEI; via the coding sequence ATGGAGTCAAGAATGAAAATGAATCAATCCAATCTTCTGTGGATGATAATAAGTGATTCGCATGATAACATATCCAATGCGAAAAAATTTATGGAAATAGCGAGACAAAGAGGAGTTACCCACATATACCATTTAGGAGATATCGTTTCACCTTTTATGGCTCCGTACTTTCTTGCAGAAGAAATCAAGTTCTTCGGGATATTTGGTAACAACGATGGTGAGAAATTATTCCTGATGCAAAAATTTCAAAACACGCTTCACAACCAACCGTACGAAAAAGAAGAAGAAGGTTTCAGAATTTTTCTTATGCATGAACCGTACGCGCTGCTTCCTGCAATAAAGTCCCAGTTGTACGACTTCGTGTTTTACGGTCATACACACCAATTGGATATTAGAACTGAAGGAAGAACATTGGTGATTAACCCAGGCGAATCCTGTGGCTACCTCACTGGAAGGGCTACGGCTGTTATTCTTAGGCCTGAAACACGTGAGTATGAAGTCATCGAGATTTAG
- a CDS encoding ABC transporter permease: MTTFIIRRLLLLPLIVLGVSLIIFSLFQILGPDKLLASYVNPNVFDKMTPSELEALKEKYGLNKPFVERYAKWLFNALKGDLGWSQVGKEPVLKAIWSRFPYTLELALYALFPVVGVGIWLGVAAAVNRDKFLDHFIRIIAIIGWSFPDFVFGLLVLMVFYSVLGWFPPGNLSQWAEEIVKSSGYLKVTHLLTIDALINGRLDIFWDALRHIIGPVITLSFLWWAYLLRITRSSMLEVLSKEYVRTARAKGVPEKDVIHKHAKRNAMIPVVTVAGAMVIGLLSGTVIIEVIFNRTGIGRLAAEAAVQLDYATVLGTTLFYSIILVLGNLIIDILYAVFDPRVRLG; the protein is encoded by the coding sequence TTGACTACGTTTATCATCAGAAGACTGCTTTTGCTACCACTCATCGTTCTTGGTGTATCACTGATCATCTTCTCACTCTTCCAAATACTTGGTCCAGATAAGCTTCTTGCTTCGTACGTCAACCCGAACGTGTTTGACAAGATGACACCGTCCGAATTGGAGGCTCTGAAAGAGAAGTACGGGCTGAACAAACCTTTTGTGGAGAGGTATGCCAAATGGTTGTTTAATGCCCTCAAAGGTGACCTAGGCTGGTCTCAGGTAGGAAAAGAACCTGTGTTGAAAGCTATCTGGAGCAGATTCCCATACACCTTGGAATTGGCACTCTATGCGCTCTTCCCAGTGGTAGGAGTTGGTATTTGGCTCGGTGTAGCGGCCGCGGTTAATCGTGATAAGTTCTTGGACCACTTCATCAGAATTATTGCGATCATTGGATGGTCTTTCCCAGATTTTGTCTTTGGTTTGCTTGTTCTGATGGTCTTTTATTCCGTTCTCGGTTGGTTCCCTCCAGGAAATCTTTCTCAGTGGGCGGAAGAAATTGTCAAATCTTCTGGCTATTTAAAAGTTACACATCTTCTTACGATTGATGCATTAATTAATGGTAGGCTCGATATATTCTGGGATGCACTTAGGCACATTATCGGACCTGTTATAACGCTTTCGTTCCTCTGGTGGGCGTACTTGTTGAGAATTACAAGGTCCAGCATGCTTGAAGTTCTTTCGAAAGAATATGTCAGAACAGCAAGGGCAAAAGGTGTTCCTGAAAAAGACGTTATTCACAAACATGCCAAAAGGAACGCTATGATTCCGGTTGTAACGGTAGCAGGTGCTATGGTCATTGGGTTGTTGTCCGGTACGGTTATAATCGAGGTTATATTCAATAGAACAGGTATAGGAAGGCTTGCAGCAGAAGCTGCTGTTCAGCTCGATTATGCAACGGTACTTGGAACAACTTTGTTCTATTCGATAATTCTTGTTCTCGGTAACCTCATTATCGATATACTTTACGCAGTCTTTGACCCAAGAGTCAGACTTGGTTAA
- the tnpB gene encoding IS200/IS605 family element RNA-guided endonuclease TnpB, which produces MIVTYRYRIYPNKQQKLQLSKTFGCTRFVWNYFLAWREERYKEQKLATTEAECRKHLNSVLKEQYPWLREVDKFALEDALIRLDNAYNRFFKGLSGKPHFKKKKSHRFSYTTYSTNNNIQIDFGVMAKDKTKNRCWGKIRLPKLGWIKARIHRTFNGKIKTATVTLLPSGHYYVSIAVEVDKVNNKNQTPEPINYAVALDLGLKSFHVDSNGNRVEAPKVLAKYEKKLKKLQKDLSRKKVKSKNFEKARIKLAKLYQKISNIRNDFLEKLSLQVINENQVIICEDLRVKNLVKNRRLAKSIHDASWSKFLRMLKYKAERRSRIFIQVSPNFPSSQTCSDCGYKNEEVKDLSVRIWECPRCGSVHDRDFNAARNILAEGLKLLSEINKPVGLGRSEPEGDACGGKTSTIGGTSLVASLVCEAGSS; this is translated from the coding sequence TTGATAGTCACGTACAGATATAGGATATATCCAAACAAGCAACAAAAACTACAACTTTCCAAAACATTCGGCTGCACAAGATTTGTGTGGAACTATTTTCTTGCTTGGAGAGAGGAAAGATATAAAGAACAAAAACTCGCAACCACTGAGGCTGAGTGTAGAAAACACCTAAATAGTGTGCTCAAAGAGCAGTATCCTTGGCTTAGGGAAGTCGATAAGTTTGCTCTGGAAGATGCATTGATAAGATTGGATAATGCATATAACAGATTCTTCAAGGGTCTATCCGGTAAACCTCACTTTAAGAAGAAAAAATCACACAGGTTTTCATATACAACGTATTCTACAAACAACAACATCCAGATTGATTTCGGAGTTATGGCAAAAGATAAGACCAAGAACCGCTGTTGGGGAAAAATAAGACTACCGAAACTTGGTTGGATTAAAGCACGAATACACAGAACGTTCAACGGTAAGATAAAGACTGCAACAGTTACGTTACTTCCCAGTGGACACTACTACGTTTCAATCGCTGTTGAGGTTGATAAAGTTAATAACAAAAACCAAACACCAGAGCCAATCAACTATGCAGTTGCACTCGACCTTGGACTTAAAAGTTTCCACGTGGATAGCAACGGTAATCGTGTCGAAGCACCGAAGGTGCTTGCTAAATATGAGAAAAAACTAAAGAAACTGCAAAAAGATTTATCAAGAAAGAAAGTAAAAAGCAAGAACTTTGAAAAAGCCAGAATCAAACTTGCTAAGCTGTATCAGAAAATATCAAATATCAGAAATGATTTTCTGGAGAAATTATCCTTGCAGGTGATTAACGAAAACCAAGTAATTATCTGCGAGGATTTGCGTGTTAAAAACCTGGTAAAGAACAGGCGGCTTGCAAAGAGCATACATGATGCATCATGGTCGAAATTTTTGCGAATGCTCAAATACAAAGCTGAGAGACGAAGCAGGATATTCATACAGGTATCGCCCAACTTTCCATCATCACAAACATGCAGTGATTGTGGATACAAGAACGAAGAAGTGAAAGACCTGAGTGTGAGAATTTGGGAGTGTCCAAGGTGTGGTAGTGTACACGACAGAGATTTCAATGCGGCGAGGAATATACTTGCAGAAGGTCTGAAGTTGCTTAGCGAGATTAATAAACCCGTAGGGCTGGGACGGTCCGAGCCGGAAGGCGATGCCTGTGGAGGCAAGACCTCTACTATCGGTGGTACGTCACTGGTAGCAAGTCTTGTCTGTGAAGCAGGAAGCTCGTGA
- a CDS encoding ABC transporter ATP-binding protein: MTENKQTAIQNGSVVKPEREVLLRIDNLVKYFPIRAGVFRRIVAWVKAVDGVSFDVYKGETVGLVGESGCGKTTVGMTLLRLYEPTSGRIIVEGEDTTHYFLPTWKAKNYVRKTYIERFKEKGFVPKDDIDKKYFDIFTKKGENGLLEYLTGDLEDKRLAFRREIQIVFQDPYSSLNPRMRIKNILAEGPLAHKMITKKQAIDTVGKALQEVGIHPTHMYRFPHEFSGGQRQRIGIARALLMNPKLIIADEAVAALDVSIRSQVINLMMDLQKEHDLTYLFISHDLSLIKYISSRVVVMYLGKVVETAPKKDLFDEPLHPYTKALMSAIPVPNPEFRKQRIILQGDVPSPVNPPSGCPFHPRCPVAKPTCSKEKPELREVKPEHFVACHFPGSL, from the coding sequence ATGACGGAAAACAAGCAGACAGCTATTCAAAATGGCAGCGTTGTTAAACCGGAACGAGAAGTTTTGTTGAGAATAGATAACCTTGTCAAGTATTTCCCCATCCGTGCAGGTGTTTTTAGACGAATAGTGGCGTGGGTGAAGGCAGTTGACGGTGTAAGCTTCGATGTCTACAAAGGTGAAACCGTAGGACTTGTTGGAGAGTCCGGCTGTGGTAAAACTACGGTTGGTATGACGCTGCTGCGACTTTATGAACCCACATCCGGACGAATAATTGTGGAAGGAGAAGATACCACTCACTATTTCCTTCCTACATGGAAGGCTAAGAATTACGTAAGAAAAACATACATAGAGAGGTTTAAAGAGAAAGGGTTTGTTCCAAAGGACGATATCGATAAGAAGTATTTCGATATATTCACTAAGAAGGGTGAAAACGGCCTTCTTGAATATCTAACAGGTGACCTCGAAGATAAAAGGCTGGCTTTTAGGCGAGAGATCCAGATAGTTTTCCAGGATCCTTACAGTTCTCTAAACCCAAGGATGAGGATTAAAAATATACTTGCCGAAGGACCACTCGCTCACAAAATGATAACTAAAAAGCAAGCAATTGATACTGTTGGAAAGGCTCTCCAAGAGGTTGGAATTCACCCAACCCACATGTACAGATTTCCACACGAGTTCTCAGGTGGTCAAAGGCAAAGAATTGGTATCGCGAGGGCACTTTTGATGAACCCAAAACTTATAATTGCAGACGAAGCCGTTGCAGCGCTTGACGTTTCAATCAGGTCGCAGGTTATAAACTTGATGATGGATCTGCAAAAAGAACACGATTTGACGTATCTTTTCATTTCGCACGACCTGTCGCTTATCAAATACATTTCAAGTAGGGTTGTTGTTATGTACCTTGGTAAGGTTGTTGAAACTGCACCGAAGAAAGATTTATTTGACGAGCCATTGCATCCTTACACAAAGGCCCTTATGAGCGCTATTCCTGTTCCAAATCCGGAGTTCAGGAAGCAGAGGATAATACTTCAGGGAGATGTACCAAGTCCAGTCAATCCACCAAGTGGATGTCCATTCCACCCAAGATGTCCGGTTGCAAAGCCGACTTGTTCGAAAGAAAAGCCAGAGTTGAGAGAAGTAAAGCCAGAGCATTTTGTCGCTTGTCACTTCCCAGGTAGCCTGTAA
- a CDS encoding extracellular solute-binding protein, whose translation MKKFLLVLLLVLSVTFFGATKVVFWHAMGGAQGDTLNQIVKAFNESHPDIVVEAVYIGNYNALQQKLLAGAQAGQLPTISQAYANWTAKLLQSKIVEPLNKYMNDPKIGITKAEWEDVFKAFRDNCTWGNTVYAVPFNKSLYIMYYNATALSAAGISVPKTINELLYSARALTKDKNKDGKPDVYGFAFRTTVDTFQIFLMMRGGDIVKKDSSGKYVSAIDSPETREVLSSKSYSMIKSHLHKVDTSTIYSVRVQSLCT comes from the coding sequence ATGAAGAAGTTCCTTTTGGTTCTATTGTTGGTTCTCTCAGTAACGTTCTTTGGTGCAACGAAAGTAGTGTTCTGGCACGCTATGGGTGGAGCACAAGGAGACACACTTAACCAGATCGTGAAGGCATTCAACGAATCGCACCCAGATATCGTTGTTGAAGCAGTTTACATAGGCAACTATAACGCTCTGCAACAGAAATTACTTGCAGGTGCTCAGGCAGGGCAACTTCCAACGATTTCACAAGCGTACGCAAACTGGACAGCGAAATTGCTCCAGAGCAAGATCGTCGAACCACTGAACAAGTACATGAACGATCCAAAGATAGGTATTACAAAAGCTGAGTGGGAAGATGTTTTCAAAGCATTCAGAGACAACTGTACATGGGGTAACACAGTTTATGCCGTTCCGTTCAACAAGAGCCTTTACATCATGTACTACAATGCAACCGCACTTTCAGCAGCTGGTATAAGCGTTCCGAAAACAATCAACGAACTGCTCTACTCTGCAAGAGCTCTTACTAAAGATAAGAACAAGGACGGAAAACCTGATGTCTACGGTTTTGCATTCAGAACAACGGTCGATACATTCCAGATATTCCTAATGATGCGCGGTGGGGATATTGTCAAAAAAGACAGCAGTGGAAAATACGTCTCTGCTATTGACTCACCTGAAACAAGAGAAGTTCTTTCTTCAAAAAGCTACTCGATGATAAAATCGCATTTGCACAAGGTGGATACCTCAACGATATATTCGGTCAGGGTACAGTCCTTATGTACATAG
- a CDS encoding ABC transporter ATP-binding protein, with the protein MLLSVSNLTKYYGKKVGVENISFTLSEKEILGFVGPNGAGKSTTIRCIMGLLRPNKGSITMFNQKLDKSNFQNLVKMVGYVPGEVSYYDDVRVEDILKFYKSFYENFDDNYCEELCKRFDLPLKKKFEELSTGNKKKVAIVQAIAHKPRLIIMDEPTNGLDPFIQKMLYKTLIELKESGVGILFSSHILSEVQHLCDRVIFIKEGHMVEPKDFRRDLKKIVLTVNENSAGLEKIIERYPEVTDLIIENSTVTLYFKWNSVNFKKLINELEFENITIEAKDTLVSSDMSRS; encoded by the coding sequence ATGCTGTTAAGTGTCTCAAACTTGACCAAGTACTATGGAAAAAAGGTAGGAGTAGAGAATATCAGCTTTACACTCTCAGAAAAAGAAATACTGGGATTTGTCGGGCCGAACGGTGCGGGAAAGAGCACAACAATCAGGTGCATTATGGGGCTTTTAAGACCAAATAAGGGTTCCATTACGATGTTCAACCAGAAATTGGATAAAAGTAATTTCCAAAATCTCGTAAAGATGGTTGGATATGTTCCTGGAGAGGTTAGCTATTATGATGACGTAAGGGTAGAAGACATACTGAAGTTTTACAAGTCTTTCTACGAAAACTTTGATGATAATTACTGTGAAGAGCTTTGCAAAAGGTTTGATCTGCCCTTAAAAAAGAAGTTTGAAGAATTATCAACGGGAAATAAGAAAAAGGTCGCAATCGTTCAAGCAATTGCACATAAGCCAAGACTTATCATTATGGATGAGCCAACTAACGGTCTTGACCCATTCATCCAAAAGATGCTTTATAAAACACTTATCGAATTAAAAGAAAGTGGTGTTGGCATTCTCTTTTCATCTCATATACTGAGCGAAGTTCAACATCTCTGTGATAGGGTGATATTTATTAAAGAAGGGCACATGGTCGAACCGAAAGATTTCAGAAGAGACCTCAAGAAGATAGTGTTGACAGTTAATGAAAATTCCGCAGGTCTAGAGAAGATTATCGAGCGATATCCCGAAGTAACGGATTTGATAATTGAAAATAGCACAGTAACCCTTTATTTCAAGTGGAATAGCGTAAATTTCAAAAAGCTCATCAACGAACTCGAATTTGAAAACATTACCATTGAAGCTAAAGACACTCTCGTGTCCTCAGACATGAGTAGGAGTTAG
- a CDS encoding ComF family protein → MKSSRFRVFRKSLSVVSNAFESFLENLLNLVTDTECIVCGSPSHGKRLCTECALVIDGPPAVTTKRIGTASVHYFGFYEERLREFIISYKFKNHHSLAKAFAKMLYSTIQSNKLSIDLITYVPATRSAKKKRGYDHMRLIAKELEVISGLPSIDALRAVRETDQLLTNDRAEAVKGKFALTDNSTYLNGKKVLLIDDVLTTGNTMLEAAKILKGAKPKEIYLCVIALNRG, encoded by the coding sequence ATGAAGTCATCGAGATTTAGGGTTTTTAGAAAAAGTTTATCAGTAGTCAGTAATGCGTTTGAAAGTTTCCTCGAAAACCTCCTAAATCTGGTCACGGATACTGAGTGTATAGTTTGTGGTTCACCAAGCCATGGAAAAAGGCTTTGCACTGAATGTGCATTAGTTATAGACGGACCTCCTGCTGTAACGACCAAGAGAATTGGTACAGCTTCAGTACACTATTTTGGATTCTACGAGGAAAGGCTCAGGGAGTTCATAATATCCTACAAATTCAAAAATCATCACTCGCTTGCCAAAGCTTTTGCAAAAATGCTTTACAGTACCATTCAATCAAACAAGCTTTCAATAGACCTAATCACTTACGTGCCAGCTACAAGGAGTGCAAAGAAGAAACGTGGATACGACCATATGAGACTGATAGCAAAAGAGCTCGAAGTCATATCAGGTCTACCTTCGATAGACGCATTAAGAGCCGTCCGTGAAACCGACCAATTGCTAACAAATGATAGAGCAGAAGCTGTTAAGGGGAAGTTCGCTTTAACGGATAATTCGACGTATCTGAACGGCAAAAAAGTGCTTTTAATAGACGATGTTTTAACAACGGGGAATACTATGCTGGAAGCTGCGAAAATCTTGAAAGGTGCAAAACCAAAGGAAATCTATCTTTGTGTGATAGCTCTAAACAGGGGTTAA